A window of Quercus robur chromosome 12, dhQueRobu3.1, whole genome shotgun sequence genomic DNA:
AAAGACTTTACAAATTAAGTTATTGATCAGAGTAAGTttagaaacacaatataattcACAAGAAAATTTACAAATGAACGTATCAATTCATTATATGTCACAAtaaatctaaataaaataataaaatattatacctaGATTCacgaaaataaaaataagaatttcaAGATTTATGAATAAACAAAGTTTACTATtatttcttctataaaaaaaattaaaggcatGATTAATGTTTAATTGTAAATactcaatttataaattataaaaaaatttattatttattaaccTCATGCACGTGCTATGCGCATGCTTAAAgacatttttaaataaaaaaattattaattgttcaAAATTACTCACTGTATGCACATATAGgatcctttttttaaaaattaaaaaaaaaaaatcttacataCATACATGAACTTAGTTATAATTAATAGATGTTtctcaattaaaattattttacctattatccttttattttaatctaaacttatttaatcattttatccttaatttgtatttttacgAAAATCATTTTGAACTAAACAATCATGGTTGTTTtggaaattaaataataaaaagtagaCAGAAAGAGTCCTCTTCCAATTAATCAtggttgtttttggaaataatgaaaattgaaaagtaggCACAAAGAGTCCTATtccaattttctcaaaaaaaaaaaaagagtcctattccaattatatatatatatatatatataatatttaaatgattaaatttacaatgaatttcttaattaatgATAAGTTTGCAATATTGACCCCATCATTTAAATGAGGTTGTAATCCATATTCCATTCCATACAAGGGGCTTGTAGCATCTTAGCGCCCATAAACAAGTAAAGCTATTCTTCTGTGCTTTTAACTAGAATACGAACAATATAAGAGGATGCAACCATTTTCCTATAGGTTAATTTTTGGGAAATGAGATTTTAACATAATAGGGATGTGAgggtttgaatgattttttaatttttataagagGCTACTTGCCAAGGCTTCGCAGGTATGAGCAATGGGAAAATATTCTTAAATCCAATCAAGTTCATTCTTAAGTTGAACACAATttgttctccaaaaaaaaaaaaaagttgaacaCAAATTGTCAtcgtaaaaaaattaatttatttaacattCACTATTTTCAAATAAGTTATGAAATTGAattattatgaaatattttgaaaatgaatgaataattatttagaaaatgataaaattatttattcaaaTTAACAATAAAGTTTGATAAGAATTAGTTTCAAATGGATTACaagtaattcaaataaattttaaaatttaaataaaatatgaacaaAGTTAAGCTACAAAACTAGttgtagcctaaaactacaactttacttaataaaataaacataactagatattttgaaaatctaacggttaaattgcatattctttaggcttttaatacacatgtcaaattttgtgtcaatcagatattatttactatatggtctataaacttatattttatgcataattttaaactacaaaaacttgcaattattttaacaatttattgattatataactattgatctttagttttttaaaaatttcacaaacatgaaagatataaaaagaagatgtaatccaatagtagatttgtcaaaattcactttcaataaaaagatattgagtacaattaattttgtaactaaattttgtccattaaaTATTAGAATAAATTCGGTTCGGATGTGGCGTAAAAGGCCACTATTACGCCATCCAATAATAATGTGACACGTcatatttttgcaaataaaagACTAAGCACTTTCACACTAAATCAAATCCTCTTCAATATAGAAAACCAAATCCACACTTCTTCCCTAAATAGAGATGCTGCCGAGAATATTCAGTTACGACCATCGGAGGTGAAGGACAATTAGCGGTGGAGGAAGTGGACCACAGAGGAGCCTTTGGGGGTGTTGCTGACAACCCTCCAAACCTAAGGTGGTCATTACCTAAGACAATATCGATCTCTCAATCTGTAAGAACAAAAGCCATCAATCTTTTCGTGGTGGAATTTCACCACCAATTACATGAAAAAAAGTTGGAAAGAATGAAACCCACAAAACCAAATCTAAAAAAAGCTACTTCAGCaataagatttttaaaaaaatctttgatttttgagttgggttttaaTTTGGGTTGGCAACTCATGGAGTGGTTGTTGAAGTGAGCTTATATGGGTTGGTGTTATGGTGCCATTTGGTTGTTGAAGTTGGCTCATGTGAATCAGAGAGAAAGGGAgctagtgagagagagaagcgaGTTTCTAAGCTGCTAACAGTGGTTGCGGGTGGCAGGAGTCGTGGAGCTTGGCTGGCAATTGGAGATGAGGGAGCTTGAGAAGATTGGCTATGGGCTGGTCTGAATAGAGAGAGGGCCGAAGCAGATGGTTGTTGCCTTGTTGGTGTGCCTAGCAAAAATATAACGTGACACATTATTAATGGAGGGCATAAAAGTGGCTTTTTACGCCACATAATGACCCAATTTATTCGAATTTATTcccattaaatattttaaattaaatgccGATAACTTCATGCACAACGGGCCAGGCTCGCTGAGGCCCATTGTTGACTACTTCGGTTTATGGATGCCAGGGCAATTTTTTGGTGAGTGCTTAGTTTTGGACCAGTTATTTGGGATTAAATCGCACCGGCTGTACATGCTACATATTCTTGTTTTTTCAATTGCTATTTGTTCGTTTCTGTGAAGCAAATGCCATTTGTTCTTAGTTTGTGTCGAGATCGAGTCTCTTAAGGTGGTTCTTCATGTCCTGTTCTTCCTCCAAAAACATTGCGTCTGtcaataatcatatatataatacaagCCCAACCATCCCAACCCCAATACTACGTACAAAGTAGACACCGTCCAGTCTGCGTGAAGATCAGAATTAATGGCGCTCAATGAAGAGGATACAAAGCTTACCCAGCTGGAGTTTGCGTGTTCAGATCTGAAAACTCTGTGGCAAACCTCATCCAAAATGGAAGAAAGCCTTGGAAAGATGGACAAAAAGTTTGATCTTTTAGATGAAACTCTTTCGACAGCATCAAGAAGAGTATCTCCTTTACAGTCTTTAGCCATGGCTACCAAAGCCCTCGATATACAAATCAACCGAGCTGTTACTCTTGCTCTTGCTCTCCTGGAGAGCTTCAAAGTCACCGATTCTCTCCAGCTCAAGCTCCTCGAACTCTCATCAATCTTATCAGCAGAGACAACACCCAAAAAAAGGCTCAAGAAACTGCTCAACTATGTGGACTGTGTTAATCAGCTGAATGCCGCGATTAATTCGATCAGTCAAGAGGGAGAGCCGGTGATTCAAAAGCTTCAAGAAGTGGTGGAGTTTTTGAGCAGGACCAAGGCCACGAATCAGGATAGGACACATAGGCTCAGAGAAACTCTGTTCACTCTCAAAGCTCTCTATGAAAATGAGGTTGATGCGATGAAATTTGATGGGCTGCTTGATGAGGCTTTATTAAATTTGCAGGACGAGTATGAGAGTATATTACAGCTTTTAAGGCATCAAAATATAAGGGCTCAGGTGCAAGTTGATGATAAAGAAGCCGAGTTTGTGGCATCTGATTTGGGTACAGAGCTAGAGGTTGAAGTTCTACAACGAATTTCAGAGACTCTAGCTTCGAATGATTGCCTGGATATATGTATTGACATATATCTCAAGGTGTGTGAAATGGTTCCTCTATAAgtattttaattattctttattagttgtttttaaaacctaacttcaatctatttttgtttcatattattctTCAGATTTGAAACTGTAGTGATCACGAACCATTCTCTTCATGAAACAATTTTCTCAACATCCATCCGTAGTATATGTTCATGTTTAGACTTTAATCATCATGAACATTCAGTTTACAAGTATTAAGAAATAtgcattgattaaaaaaatattaataatactacTCCGATTATATCTAGAATAGGACATAAAGTACACAATTTCTTAATAGATATTGTAGCTCagttttcaattaaatttaactgTGACCTTAAAAGCTGTAATTATACATAAGGAAGCTGCATTAGCCAATAAGTCAATACCCcaataaattatcaaaagaaaagtCAATACCCCAATAAATCATATGGTTGTGCTATACTGGCTAATAAACACATAGTTATACTATATTCATCCTTTTGAATATAAAATACAGCCCATgaaaaatactacaaaaatTCTATCTTTTTGAATATAAATTCAAAGAGGAGACGGCATCATTTGATACTGCCTACAATGTAGCAAGCTAGCAACAGTTGGACAAGATATTGTCTAGAGCATTGCCATTAGGAAATGAATGTAAGATTCAATGCAAATTGCTTATTCAGTTATtcctcaaataaaattaaaattagaatattttttgtccttgaagacatgaatcaaattaaaattaaaattagttttcGTTGAAGCCAATATTGTGTAAATGCTAATGCTTATTGGTCTATGTGACAGGTGAGATACAGAAGGGCAGCCAAAGCACTGATGCGGCTAAACCCAGATTACTTAAGAACCTACAAACCCGAAGAAATCGATGCCATGGAATGGGAGACCTTAGAGACAGCAATAAGCCTTTGGAGCCAACACTTAAAACTCGCAGTCAAAACAGTACTTGTATCAGAAAAGAAACTCTGCAGCCAAGTTCTAGGAAACATCATGGATGGAGTGGTGTGGCCACTATGCTTCGTGAAGATTGCAGACAAAATCATGGCAGTCTTTTTTCGATTCGGGGAAGGCGTAGCTAGGAGCAGCAAAGAGCCGCACAAACTGTTCCAACTATTGGACATGTTCGATTCCTTGGAGAAACTTAAGCCCGAATTCTCAGACACTTTCGAAGGTGAAGCTGGAGCTGATATATGTACTCGGTTTAGAGAACTTACAAAGCTACTCGTTCACGGTTCGAGTAAAGTGTTTTGGGAATTTGGCCTCAAAATCGAAGGCAATTCAGATGCTTACCCTCCACCACAAGATGGCTCGGTACCGAAACTTGTTCGATATGCAATTAACTACCTCAAATACTTGACCACAGACGCATACAAAGCACGTATGGCCATGGTTCTTTGGACAGAGCAAATGTGGAAAGTGGGAACTCTATCAAAACCTGAAACAGACGAGAATTTACTCCAAGATGCCATTACCAAGGTCATGGATGCACTTCATAGAAACATCGAGACCAAAAGGTTGAGCTACAGAGACAAAATCTTACCCCACGTATTTGCAATGAACACGTACTGGTACATTTACATGAGGACGAGAAACACTGAGCTAGGAAAGCTTTTGGGAGACGAGTACATGAAAAACAAGTACAAGGTTGTTGCTGAAGAATCAGCGTACATGTATCAGAAGCAATCGTGGGGACAACTTGTGAAGCTGTTGGATAAAGAAGACTTGAAGAGGCAGAGCGAAGAGGGTTTGGGAAGCTTAGCAAGAGCAAAAATGGAGGCATTTTTGAAGGGTTTCGATGAGATTTCACAGAGGCACAGAGGGTCTTATAGAATTCCTGACAGGAATTTGAGGGAACAGATTAAGGAATCGATGATAAAGCTTGTGGTTCCAGTTTATACTGAGTTCTTGAACACGTTCTCGGCTGTGTTACGAGGTAAGCTGTATGTGAATCCGGATCAATTACAAGGGTTGTTGGGTCATATTTTCGACGGTTCTGATGCGAAGTTGAAGAGGCGTGATTCCAAAGATCGAATGGTTGGAGTGAATTCGTTGTCTGTGGAGGGGGAGATCATGGATTTTCGACGGTTTAGATCAATTTCAAGCAATGTGTAAATCGTCTGATTGGTATATAGTATTCCAGTCATCGTGCCTTCCTTGAGGAATTACGAATTAGATGGGTGGAATTGAATGAACGACTGATCATTGTTAATGCCTGCACCTGAAGGGGAATGTTCTTTTGGGGATATggattataaataatttgtttctttatttttcccccCTCTTATTACTCCATATAAATAGGGTCAATTGTGTGATTattgttaattaaaataatacagtttttttttttaaaaaaatttatgacactATTGGGATGTGTAATGTGGACCTGTGGTAGGTAAGTTATCCAAATTTGACATATTTGTGGTGGGTTTAAGAGTAGGAAATGGCCTAATGTAATTGTTGATATTACATTGAATATGACATTAAAAGTTacatataaaactttttttaataaaaaaaaaaaggaaacaaaattgctgttttttgtcattttaggaTAATAATTAAGGTTGTCCATAAATTCTCCAAACTTGACCCACTCGAGGGATCTGATTAGACCTGAACTGGACTCGATCAAATCGTGTGATTACTTCTGTTGATGGTGACtctctatttttaaaatttggtgaTGGCAAGTTGAGTGGCAGGTTTACTCATTTGAAATCCAACCCATCTAATTTAGCCAATGAAGAAAGCCAAATCTGGGAAGATCTACTAGATTTAACAAGATCGATCTAGCGAGATCTCACTTGAGCTCTACAAAATCCTCGTCATTATGAGCATTTTATCGTCTCTCCCTGCAATTAGTCGTCCACTGCCAGTaaggatggcaattttgcctTATCCCACTTAACCCACCCCTTCTCACTTCGCTCCATGTGGGTTTTCCCCGCCCCGTAAAGGTGGTGGGGCAGAAAtgagtttagactttttagacccaccccacCCCGCCCCCTTGTTGATAAaggttaaattgtaaatttttcataccctaaaaccctactatttttcataccctaaaaccctactatttaaaaaaacatgtcatcagcttattttattctactcaACATGGCTCtctacctcttttttctctctagcaaggttggaaataaggtaccaattttaatgttttcttttgtctttattagaaacaaatttatatactattaaattattgattttatattatgagatttttgtttttgttgtgatatggtcttgttaaacacttggataatAATATTCAGTTTTTTGctaaatattaatttgatttgatgggataaatttgtttgtaattttaagtatatttttattaatgaaacaagttttattaaaaaaaattgtaataattgtGGGCAAATTAACAAGAAGTAGAGTTTTATGGAGTGAGGCGGAGCTTCGCGGGATCCTAAGAGACAAGGATGGTATAAGACAAAACCATGTGAGGTGGGGCAAATATCCCATCCTTTGACCTCGCCCTACCCCATTGTCATCTCTAATTGCCGATGCCAACTGATTTGTCTGTCACCCATGAAAAGCCCTATTAGCCATTCTTTATCAGTCAACAATGGGTTGAATTTTTATCCGCTCAATTGAATTAGTTCGAGTACCAGTTAAGCACAAACTCGACTTGAGCTAACCCATGGACACTCCTAATAATGATATTGTTGAAttcaatacaaataaataaaaataaaagccaacaagaaCCTAAATGGATTTATTGGACCAATCCCAAGTTAacctttattaaaataaatacaaataggACGATCAAGTGATAACCGAATAGTTTGACATCTTTTATAATGTCATCTATTTATGGTCAATTTATAAAGATATTAACACTAAACACAATCCAAGAATGGCTAGAGTTGGTGCTCTAATTGTTGTTAATCTTTGACTACAAACtgcaattgcttttttttttttttttttttttaaaaatatagacaaacaacaatttctttaagtgggtgtttaattgaattattattattattattatttaaaattcaaccattagagCAGCAAGCACTATTAAATTCTTTACTATGAACAAATAAGCACATCCTCTCTTCAAAACCATTATTAGTGATTACAAGTTTCTCCTCCAAGGGATCCACCCCAATGAAATCAAGCATGCATATAGAGAAGCCAATAAAaatgatggattttttttcccctgagaATCAATTGATGATGATGCTTTAGCACGAATGGTATTGAGTCAATCGGAAGCCTTTGTCATGTTATTCTTTCCTCACCCCAGGCCAACATTATAgattgtcttaatttttttctgATGGCCTTAACCTTAGACCTATATCTGAATTAAACTTTTGTTTCTTAACGCATCCTTActaccaagagagagagagttcccTTAATTGGTGGTTTCTTAGTCAAAGGAGGCCATTTACGCTAAGGAAGAGAGAACTTCttcatattttgattttatattaaataaaggTCATGGCATATTGGTTGTCACATTGGACTTTTTCATCTATTATTTAATAGTAATAACTCTtttgacacaaaaataaaatgttaaaaagaataatagCACATCTAAAATGTTAGACTTTATAGACTATTTTAAAACATGAGATAGAggttaaggaccaaaatagtaactacaactcaaaaaattataatataataacaaactaaaagtaaatattatttttctgcctaaaaaaatatattatttcattagtaattaaatatagcaaacaaaaatatttttatgcaaCTTGGGTTGTAGAAATTTTTATGAAACACAATACGTAGTGATTTGCATTTAAAAATTCATGTAATTCAGGTTGCATAATAAAAATGTGACATTATCCATAGCctaaatttatcaaattatatTGAATTGACCATGTTATTACTAtaccttagtttttttttttttttttttttttttaagtaataagtgaaaacaaaaagaagtaaataaatGAGACTTTGTcttgtcatttcttttttttattttcttattttcttttcctacctatatcaaaaacttattgatattttaatttgacgATAAAAACTATTTCAAAAACACCTGTCAAaggcaaaatataaaattacagAAATAGTAATCTCCACCTACATTATAAACTGATTAATGtcttaatttgataataaagagttatcaccACGTGCAAATAACATAAGTTAAAACTATTTCAAAAACACCTGtcaaaggcaaaaaaaaaaaaaaaaaatacagaaatagtAATAGCCGTAATATAATATACGAATACGAAAACATTATACACACTCCATGGCACTCAAAATGACAAAACTATCCCCCACACACTACCCTGCACGTTTGTTACACTACAGTTTCCACGACTCCGAATTCCCCCACTCTACTTCCTACGGTTGTAAAAGAAAGATTCAACGAATAATTCCCCCCCGCCCAGAATTATACCAAAATCCTTATAAACTGCCTTCTTTATTTTACACCCGAGAAAATCAATTCCCATCTCTATATTCTCTACTAAAATCTTAAACTTTCCCGAGAAAACATTTTCCGAGTCCCAAGCAAAAATGGCGAATCCCAAATCCGACGAAATGGGCGGTTCCATTTCCTTCACCGATTTCCCAGAGGACGTTCAGCTCTGCATCCTCTCGTTCCTCACGCCCTCCGAAGTCTCCACCTTCGCTTGCACATCGAAACGCTTCGTTTCGCTGTGCCGAAACGACGCCAAGCTCTGGTTCACCATGTGCCATAGAAGGTGGGGCTCCAAGACCCAGATTCGAAAATGGGGCAACGGCAAGATCGCCTTCAGGCTTCTCTACAAAA
This region includes:
- the LOC126709970 gene encoding exocyst complex component EXO70I-like, which produces MALNEEDTKLTQLEFACSDLKTLWQTSSKMEESLGKMDKKFDLLDETLSTASRRVSPLQSLAMATKALDIQINRAVTLALALLESFKVTDSLQLKLLELSSILSAETTPKKRLKKLLNYVDCVNQLNAAINSISQEGEPVIQKLQEVVEFLSRTKATNQDRTHRLRETLFTLKALYENEVDAMKFDGLLDEALLNLQDEYESILQLLRHQNIRAQVQVDDKEAEFVASDLGTELEVEVLQRISETLASNDCLDICIDIYLKVRYRRAAKALMRLNPDYLRTYKPEEIDAMEWETLETAISLWSQHLKLAVKTVLVSEKKLCSQVLGNIMDGVVWPLCFVKIADKIMAVFFRFGEGVARSSKEPHKLFQLLDMFDSLEKLKPEFSDTFEGEAGADICTRFRELTKLLVHGSSKVFWEFGLKIEGNSDAYPPPQDGSVPKLVRYAINYLKYLTTDAYKARMAMVLWTEQMWKVGTLSKPETDENLLQDAITKVMDALHRNIETKRLSYRDKILPHVFAMNTYWYIYMRTRNTELGKLLGDEYMKNKYKVVAEESAYMYQKQSWGQLVKLLDKEDLKRQSEEGLGSLARAKMEAFLKGFDEISQRHRGSYRIPDRNLREQIKESMIKLVVPVYTEFLNTFSAVLRGKLYVNPDQLQGLLGHIFDGSDAKLKRRDSKDRMVGVNSLSVEGEIMDFRRFRSISSNV